One genomic region from Pecten maximus chromosome 5, xPecMax1.1, whole genome shotgun sequence encodes:
- the LOC117327110 gene encoding uncharacterized protein LOC117327110 encodes MLKTEPPDSDYFEINQYDICDLHAGQPLGSVCLDCEECICDECFRFIHSSHRRQELADYNRTQLKVLEGNRRKLTDITATNKMEVACLTKQIKRCNQKSTLAAKEVEAAVELLFREITSKKEAIIQNMNSNASSCIDHLKQQKQELENRQKQFTLITERIDNVTKSAHPGELFKNVGGLKKHCTGALNQKPLSSPPVFIPEFRVNPTLSSDFENLQIGVVVDSTDQSDDESGEHVYEIEEEEWVYEVEPLSVHSFGVSAKDGDMTNKREDGASAGSSYCEHSGSELNANQTTYQAGSDNGSAGSSYAHLSNTCLHQKRQTPKSIDKLASVCSGISSTESSACILSSKLALCKHPWQHKDLTRKQVSESTGHYSLARPAIASEPGHQTLDDDDNECVYNVIDDHHIGDDVYERPSSRSRQIISAVCC; translated from the exons ATGCTGAAAACAGAACCGCCCGATTCTGATTATTTCGAGATTAACCAGTATGACATTTGTGACCTCCATGCCGGTCAGCCTCTTGGGTCTGTGTGCCTCGACTGTGAAGAGTGTATATGTGACGAATGCTTTCGGTTCATTCACTCATCACATCGTCGACAGGAACTTGCAGATTACAACAG GACTCAATTGAAAGTACTGGAAGGCAACAGGCGAAAACTGACCGACATAACAGCAACAAATAAAATGGAAGTAGCTTGTCTGACAAAACAGATTAAAAGATGCAACCAAAAGTCGACACTGGCAGCTAAAGAGGTTGAGGCCGCAGTTGAGTTATTATTTCGTGAAATAACATCCAAAAAGGAAGCTATCATCCAAAACATGAACAGCAATGCTTCTAGTTGCATTgatcatttaaaacaacaaaaacaggaATTAGAAAATCGGCAAAAGCAATTCACGCTCATTACTGAAAGAATAGACAACGTGACAAAATCAGCCCACCCGGGCGAACTCTTTAAGAATGTGGGAGGATTAAAGAAACATTGCACTGGAGCGCTCAATCAGAAACCACTGAGCTCGCCTCCAGTGTTTATACCGGAATTCAGGGTCAATCCAACGCTTTCATCAGATTTCGAGAACCTGCAGATCGGCGTAGTTGTTGACTCGACAGATCAGAGTGATGATGAATCCGGTGAACACGTTTATGAAATTGAAGAAGAAGAATGGGTCTACGAAGTTGAACCATTGTCTGTTCATTCTTTTGGCGTATCTGCAAAGGATGGCGATATGACCAATAAGAGAGAAGACGGGGCGTCCGCTGGATCGAGCTATTGTGAGCACTCGGGCTCTGAATTGAATGCAAATCAAACTACATATCAGGCAGGTTCTGATAACGGGTCCGCTGGGTCAAGTTATGCCCATCTTTCAAACACATGTCTTCATCAGAAACGTCAGACTCCTAAAAGTATTGACAAGTTAGCGTCTGTGTGTTCAGGGATCTCGTCCACTGAATCGAGTGCATGCATACTCTCATCTAAATTAGCACTCTGCAAACACCCCTGGCAACACAAAGATCTTACAAGAAAGCAGGTTTCTGAATCGACCGGACATTATTCTCTTGCGCGTCCAGCCATCGCTTCAGAACCTGGTCATCAAACACTTGACGATGATGACAACGAATGTGTCTACAACGTCATCGATGATCACCACATCGGGGACGATGTCTATGAGCGTCCTTCTTCCAGGAGTAGACAAATCATCTCAGCTGTTTGTTGTTGA